A window of Ipomoea triloba cultivar NCNSP0323 chromosome 2, ASM357664v1 contains these coding sequences:
- the LOC116009757 gene encoding cytochrome P450 734A1-like → MEQDCFSSSLWFLIIAYVCVFFALKALLHLWWIPKRFQNHFCKQGINGPSYNFLFGNLKEIASLSSSSQPMSLSHDILPRVLSFYSHWKKIYGSTFVVWFGPTARVTISDPALLREIFVLKSEYFEKNDSPPLVKKLEGDGLLSLKGEKWAHHRKIITPTFYLENLKLMIPTMGKGVTEMLDKWSDMSKGGKVEIEVCQWFQSLAESVITHMVFGSSYERGRAIFELQTQQMVYATEAFQKVFIPGYRFLPTKKNRIFWRLDKEVRKSLMKLIEERRVEGVSGECPKDLLEVMIKASSKEAKEENYCYYNKSKKVGGSNTNTPMLLLLSADDIVEECKTIFFAGKHTTSNLLAWTTVLLAMHPRWQQLAREEVLRVCGARDTPSKHHLPNLKTLEMILKESLRLYPPAVATIRRAKEEVRLGELSVPAGTELLIPIVAIHHDPALWGSDAHDFNPARFARGMDQAAKHPMAFLPFGQGARRCIGQNLAILQAKLAIAIILQRFSFHLSPSYQHAPTVSMLLHPQYGAPIIFQNL, encoded by the exons ATGGAACAAGACTGCTTCTCCTCCTCGTTGTGGTTCCTTATCATTGCGTATGTTTGTGTCTTCTTTGCACTCAAGGCACTCTTGCATCTCTGGTGGATTCCAAAAAGGTTTCAGAATCACTTCTGTAAGCAGGGAATCAACGGCCCCAGTTATAACTTCCTCTTCGGCAACCTTAAAGAGATTGCTAGCTTGTCGTCTTCTTCTCAACCCATGTCCCTCTCCCATGACATACTCCCCAGAGTCCTCTCCTTCTACTCTCACTGGAAGAAAATCTAtg GTTCGACCTTTGTGGTATGGTTTGGGCCGACGGCTCGGGTGACCATCTCCGATCCGGCTCTCCTCCGGGAAATATTCGTGCTAAAATCGGAGTATTTCGAGAAGAACGACTCGCCGCCGCTGGTGAAGAAGCTGGAAGGCGACGGCCTGTTAAGTCTCAAGGGAGAAAAATGGGCGCACCATAGGAAAATAATCACTCCCACTTTCTACCTAGAAAATCTCAAG CTAATGATTCCGACAATGGGGAAAGGTGTGACGGAGATGTTGGACAAATGGTCGGACATGTCGAAGGGCGGCAAAGTGGAAATCGAAGTGTGCCAGTGGTTCCAATCCTTGGCGGAATCCGTGATTACTCACATGGTGTTCGGAAGCAGCTACGAACGTGGAAGAGCCATTTTTGAACTGCAGACACAACAAATGGTGTACGCCACCGAGGCTTTTCAGAAGGTTTTCATTCCCGGTTATAG GTTCTTGCCGACAAAAAAGAATAGAATATTTTGGAGACTGGACAAAGAGGTTAGgaaatctttgatgaagctaATAGAAGAAAGGAGAGTGGAGGGAGTGTCAGGGGAATGTCCGAAGGATTTATTGGAAGTGATGATCAAAGCGAGCTCGAAAGAAGCAAAAGAGgagaattattgttattataataagagTAAGAAGGTTGGGGGTTCAAATACAAATACGccgatgttgttgttgttgtcggCCGATGACATTGTCGAGGAGTGCAAGACCATCTTCTTCGCCGGGAAACACACCACGTCCAACCTGCTGGCGTGGACCACCGTGCTATTGGCCATGCATCCTCGGTGGCAGCAACTCGCACGTGAGGAGGTCCTTAGGGTCTGTGGCGCACGTGACACCCCTTCTAAACACCACCTTCCCAACCTCAAAACG CTAGAAATGATCCTGAAGGAGTCGTTAAGGTTGTACCCGCCGGCAGTGGCGACAATCAGACGTGCGAAAGAGGAGGTACGCCTGGGGGAGCTGAGCGTGCCGGCAGGGACTGAGCTCCTCATACCGATTGTAGCCATCCATCATGACCCCGCGCTGTGGGGCAGCGACGCCCACGACTTCAATCCCGCCAGATTCGCCCGCGGCATGGACCAAGCGGCCAAACACCCTATGGCCTTCCTCCCCTTCGGCCAAGGCGCCCGCCGCTGCATCGGCCAGAATTTAGCCATCCTGCAAGCCAAACTAGCCATCGCTATCATCTTGCAGCGCTTCTCCTTCCACCTTTCCCCCTCTTACCAGCACGCCCCCACTGTTTCCATGCTGTTGCACCCTCAATATGGCGCCCcaatcattttccaaaacttGTAG